The segment TCGCAAGATTATGTGTGCAGGTTAACTTTGATAAACCACTTGTCAAACTTTTAAAGGTTGGTGGTGTTAAGCAACCAGTGTAGTATGAGGGGATTAGTGCTCTCTGTTTCTCCTGTGGGTGCATTGGGCACAAGGTTGAGAGTTGTCCGTTTACAACTAGGGCACCGGAGAAAACCAATAGTGACGGAGAGGTGAATGAGTTACATGCACCACATGACCATAGTATCCCTAGTGAGGAGGCGTATGGGCCATGGGTTTTGGTTTCACGTAAAAGGCATGCTagtaagaaaggaaaaaaagattttgtCCAACCTTCCCAAGTTGGAGATATTCCAAAACCAATGACCAAAGCTCCTAGCCAATCTGCAGGCCCATCCAAGCTTCGAGCCAACCTAACTAGCTACAATGACAATGATGTATCACTAAAGCCCAAGCCCATTACCCCAAGTAATGTGTCTGTGGCAGAAAGCACTTACCCAGCCAAGAAAGTTGCGAAGTCCAACTCTATACCTTCTACGTTGACCAGTAAAAACCATCACAACGGTCCTAAAAACAGAAAGCAATCTTGAGGCATCGCTGGACCCAAAGGAACTCACAACAGACAGATTCCTGAAAACAAAAGTGTTAGTAAGCCCACCTCGGTTTCTCCTAAGCAATTTGGGTCGTTGCTTTTAGACCCCCTTCCACCAAACATCACTTTCATGGCCGGAGGTACAGTGATGGTCTCTCCGGCAACAAGCTCtcatggaaaaggaaaagaaaaagaccaaAGTTTTGCTCTGGTCAATACCCCTTAGGAAGATTCTCCGAACCACCATACCGAATTTGATAGGGATAAGGAGATGTTGATATCTTCGGCCTCAGCTAATGTCTTCAACGCCATTTTCAAACACATTGATCCAAGTCTCAAACAATGAAGTAAGGGACATGAGAATATTGCCGGAAAGATGGCACTTCAATGATGCAAGAGGAGGAATACTTTGAACATCCCCTGGCAAATGGTGACTATGAGCCAGATGGGATGCTTGAGGATGAAGGTGATGCCTCTGCCTTCGTATGATTCTATTTCTTGTCCTGGTtattaaagaatatatatatatatatatatatatattttttttttttggagaaagaacatcagtaacttttattaagaaaaaactaGCCATTATCGGCTGAAAGTATAGCTTGAAGGTGTGGAGGaatatcctccatccacaccGAAAAACCTCTAACATGTCTTGCATGTTTAGTTAGGTTGTGAGCAACAGAGTTACCAAGTCTACGAATAtgggaaaataaaatacaacaaCTGGTCTCTGTGGTAGCTTTGGCTGTTGCAAGGATATGACCAAAAGGAGAAAAGGAGTCGTTGTCACTTCTAAGGCACTTGATCACAGCTTCAGAATCGCCTTCAAGGATAAAGGAATTTAAGCCAATTTCTTGAGCAAAGTAAATGGCTCTAGCTGCAGCCATTACTTCAACAATATCGGAAGAGTATGGCAGATTCACCAATTCAGATAAGGAAGCAATCAGTTGTCCTAGGGAGTTCCGGATCACGACGCCAAGGCCAGCCTTACATATCTCTTTGAATGTGGCTCCGTCAAAGTTCACCTGGAAGTTTTCTACAAGGGGTGGGCTCCATTTGACCCGAGGACGAGTGCAAATTGGGGATTGGAGCATTATGACCTGGTTTGCATGGTGATACTCAGTGAGTGCTTGCTTTGCATTCGTGGAGACTTGGCTGATTGGATAATCTTCATTAGTGGTTCTGAGCTTATTCCGGCGATACCACACTGTCCAAAGGATCATGGCAAGCAGATTGATGTCTTTTCCTTCATCATGAATGAGTTTGATGAATTCTGAAACAGTATGTACATTCTGATCATGGTGAAGCCGTAGCTCTAGGACTGAGTTCCAAACTGATGTGAGTGCCGAGCATTCCCAAAGGGCATGGAATTCACTTTCTGCACTTGATTTACAGTGGTCACAAGTGTCTtccttaatgatttttcttcGTCTCAAGTTTCTCTTCACTGGCAATGCTTCTTTGCAGACTCGCCATAAGAAATTCTTCACCTTATTTGGAACCGAGAGGCTCCAAACAAGCTTCCAAATCCCTCCATCTTGTCTCAGATTGGCTATGTTGGTCTGGTCCGTTTTTGCTGCTGCAAGAAAATTATAACCAGACTTCACAGTGTAGTTACCCAAATATGTATATGGCCATATCAGCTTGTCCTCAATATAAGTGTGACACAAAGGTATACTCATTATCAATTCGACCTCTTGAGAGATGAATAATCCCTGCAATAAACCTGCATCCCATTGCTTTGAAACTGAGTCTATAAGATCATTAACTTTCATATCTTCAAAGCTTGTCACTGGATTTGATAACACTCTTGGATATTCCAAGGAGGGCAGCCAAGCATCATTccaaattccaattgattctCCATAACCCACCCTCCACCTTGCACCTTTCATTAATACATCTTGACCCTTTAGTATGTTGCTCCAAGCATAGGAGCCTAATGTGGTATCCGAGGCTTCCATTATAGAGCAATGAGGAAAGGATTTCGCTTTGAAGACACGGTAGAACAAGGACTCTTTATGATGCACTAGTCTCCAAGCTTGTTTGGCTAATAATGCGTCATTGAAAAGGGCTAAGTCTTTAAACCCCATACCACCAATAGTTTTGGGTTTACAAAGTGTTTCCCATTTGACCCAATGGACTTTTCGCCGGTCTCCcttttgtccccaccaaaactttctaATAAGGCTTTCAATCTCCATACATAGACCCACTGGTAATTTGAAGCAGCTCATTGTATATGTTGGAATGGCTTGGACAACCgttttaattaatatttccCTTCCTGCTTGTGACAACAATTTCTCTTTCCACCCTTGGATTTTCCTTCATACCCTCTCCTTAATGTAGTTAAAGCTGGCTTTCTTATTCTTACCAACCAGGGATGGCAGCCCcaagtgttgctcatattgcttaATCTCCGGTACCCCCAAGGTAATCTTGATATGATTTCTTATCTCTTCCGTAGTGCACTTACTGAAAAAGATTGTAGTTTTGCTCTCGTTTATTTGTTGGCCTGAACATTTTGCATAGATATCCAAGATATCAAGGATTTTTTGGCACTCCTGTATAGTAGCCCTGCAAAACAATAAGCTATCGTCTGCAAAAAGGAGGTGAGTCAAACTAGGACCATTTCTACATAAGGAATAAACCTTAATGTCTCCATTTGTTGCTGCATTATTAATTAGGCCATTCAAGCCTTCAGTGCATaataagaagagaaagagagataatgGATCGCCTTGTCGAGTTGCTTTAAACCCCTCCTTTCAtagtattatttatgatttGGCATAAAGTCACCGCGCTCCCATCATGATTCTCACTGAAACTAAAGTCAGTGGGTCTAGGGCCAATGATATTTCTGATAAACTCCCCTTTAACGAGGCCTTTCATGTTAACAAATTTGGTTTTTCTGGTGGTATTTGGGTTCTCTGGGACTCAACCCAAGCAGAACTGTCTTTTCACTTTACCACAGAATAGGAAATCCATTCTATTGTGAAGGATCTTTCCGCAAACTCCTCTTGGTTGTTGTCTGCAATTTATGCTAGCCCCAAGTATGTCGAGAGACAACTTTTGTGGGATAATCTTTCTATGGTTCCCAGCCTCCATTCTCTCCCTTGGGTTACAACAGGGGACTTTAATAAATGCTCTCTAGTGATGACAAGTTTGGTGGGAATCTTGTTAGTATTTCTAGAGCTCTCAAATTCCAGGAGTGCTTAAATAGTTGCGGCTTGATTGATCTGGGATTCTCAGGACCGAAATTTACTTGGTCAAACCACCACCCTCTTTCTCAGCTCATACAAGGAAGAATTGATAGGGCATTTGCAAAAGCTGATTGGAATGTCCTAGATCCGGAAGCATGTGTCAAGCATCTGGAGAGGGCTCATTCTGATCATTGCCCAATCATTCTATCACTGAGAAACTATATAGGGTATCAATTGCTGAGACCATTCAGATTCCAACCGATGTGGCTTTCTCATCCCACCTTCCATGAAGTAGTCAAAGATGCTTGGTCGAATCATACCACCTTGCCCAATGCTATTACTTCTTTTACTTCTAAAGCTCAAGTCTGGAATAAAAATCAGTTTggcaacatttttcataaaaagaagagaatttgTGCCAGACTGCGTGGCATCCAAATTGCGCTTGGAAATGGCCCAAATGAGTTTTTGATTGAGTTAGAGAGATCCCTACGGTCTGATCTTGCTGAAATCTCTAAGCTAGAGGCCGATTTTTGGAGTATGAAAGCCCATATCTCTTGGGTGGTTGAGGGAGATGAGAACTCAACTTTCTTCCACACTTCAGCCCTTATGCGCAGGAGAAGAAACCGTATAGTCAACATGAAAGATAGAATGGGAAATTGGCTTAATAATGAGCAGGATATTGCAAACTTCATCAGAAGGGGTTTTCTAGAGCTTTTCATAACTTCCCACCACAACTTCTCTTTAGAAGAGTGGCACCCCCCCTTTTTGGCAATGTGAACTAGGGGTGAGCAGAACATCACCGGCATCAATCCAACTGACCGGCGCCAATCGTCCCGCACCGCCATTGCAACCGACTGACGAAGCTGATGCCGACGATCGAAGCATGAAGGGAATCTCGATGCTGGTGTGGTGCGATCACCGGAGCTGGAAATCTGAAACCGATACATGTCGAATCGAACcgatacctatatatatatcgtTCTTCACTTCTCGGCTTCTCCAGTTCTTTTTATCTGAGTTCTCTGTTCTTCCCCAAGTTTAGTctgtttagtttagtttagatgGTAGATACGGCGTCGGTCGAACATAGgttctcatttaattttttttttttttaataaaacgtTGTCGTATGATATgggtgttattaaaaaaaaaaaaaaaaaaaaaaacggtgcCGTTTTGGTTTAGGCTTTCAGATTCTTCCCAGTATAAATTAATTCTTTTGTGACCATAACcctttaactctctctctctcgttcttGCCTGAGTTTGAAGATGTGACTGTTCGTTTCTGGCATTCTACCACTTATaggtaattttcttttctagtaaAAGTATATCTAAAGTTTTATATGCCTCTGAGGCTGGCTTGGCGTGAGAGCCTCTTTTATAGACTCTTTTCCTTTAGAGACTTTTTTCTTTGGTGGTAAatcaataggttttttttttgcataatggCTCCCTTCCTCATAATGACGTATGGTTTTTGAATTGAAGTTTGGAACTAGAGTTGATAAAGGTGTTCTTAGATAAGGTATAGGAAACAACtgttcaaatatattattttagcatttaatttCTTTCGTGACCTATATTTTCCTTACATATCCTTAGCAAATAGTATTCTGTCACAAGGAAGCCACAAGGTGCTGGAGCTTTTTGGATTGTTTATCCATTCTTGAGTTCCTTGTTTCTCATTTTAATATTCTAATATGTCTTCATGTGAACAGATTTTTTGcacaagttttggatcattacTGTTTGGGtgaagagattttttttataaaatttctgttgaacatattttttttataggttgaacagatttttttttattaaaaaaaaaacagattgtTAATGTTTCAAATTGACTAAACCGATTAAACTAAGCCGATTAAACCACACCTCTATAGGTCAGAAAACCGACCCTAATCAG is part of the Quercus robur chromosome 9, dhQueRobu3.1, whole genome shotgun sequence genome and harbors:
- the LOC126700797 gene encoding uncharacterized protein LOC126700797 — translated: MLSSDDKFGGNLVSISRALKFQECLNSCGLIDLGFSGPKFTWSNHHPLSQLIQGRIDRAFAKADWNVLDPEACVKHLERAHSDHCPIILSLRNYIGYQLLRPFRFQPMWLSHPTFHEVVKDAWSNHTTLPNAITSFTSKAQVWNKNQFGNIFHKKKRICARLRGIQIALGNGPNEFLIELERSLRSDLAEISKLEADFWSMKAHISWVVEGDENSTFFHTSALMRRRRNRIVNMKDRMGNWLNNEQDIANFIRRGFLELFITSHHNFSLEEWHPPFLAM